Proteins from a genomic interval of Ignavibacteriota bacterium:
- the bshA gene encoding N-acetyl-alpha-D-glucosaminyl L-malate synthase BshA has translation MKIGIACYPTYGGSGVVASELGKALAERGHEIHFISYAMPMRLDSFIGNIFYHEVEFASYPLFDFPLYTPALASKIVEVARFEKIDIIHAHYAIPHATSAYLAKQILGNNLKIVTTLHGTDITLVGLEPSFLPVMKFSIEQSDGVTAVSRFLKEKTLTNYNIEKDITVITNFVDINKYKKITVPEVRKRVSPDGEKVLVHVSNFRPVKRVQDVIRVFDVVRKKVQSRLILVGDGPERSNCELLCRELGIEHDVQFLGKQSEIVCLLSASDLFLMPSQSESFGLSALEAMACELPVVSSSVGGLPELVVHGETGYIAEIGDIERMAKYSIELLTNDSRYKMFALNARSRAVEKFNKELIVNQYEEHYQQVLNAK, from the coding sequence ATGAAAATAGGAATCGCTTGTTACCCGACATATGGCGGAAGCGGAGTTGTCGCTTCTGAACTTGGCAAGGCATTAGCCGAACGTGGACATGAAATCCACTTCATCAGTTATGCCATGCCGATGCGGTTAGATAGTTTCATTGGCAATATATTTTACCATGAAGTAGAGTTTGCAAGTTATCCGTTGTTTGACTTTCCGCTTTATACGCCCGCTCTTGCAAGTAAAATTGTTGAAGTGGCACGGTTTGAAAAAATTGATATTATTCATGCTCATTATGCAATTCCTCATGCGACAAGTGCGTATCTCGCCAAACAAATTCTTGGTAACAACCTCAAAATCGTTACAACACTTCACGGGACAGACATCACGCTTGTTGGACTTGAGCCTAGTTTTCTTCCGGTGATGAAATTTAGCATCGAACAGAGCGACGGAGTAACTGCTGTTTCTCGCTTCCTCAAAGAAAAAACTCTCACCAATTACAACATCGAAAAAGATATTACTGTCATCACGAATTTTGTTGATATCAATAAATACAAGAAAATAACTGTCCCGGAAGTACGGAAACGTGTTTCGCCGGATGGGGAAAAGGTTCTTGTTCATGTTTCCAATTTTCGTCCGGTCAAGCGTGTGCAAGATGTTATTCGTGTGTTTGATGTTGTGAGGAAAAAGGTTCAGTCGAGACTCATCCTTGTCGGCGATGGACCGGAACGTTCCAACTGCGAATTGCTATGCAGAGAATTGGGGATTGAGCATGATGTTCAATTTCTCGGAAAGCAATCGGAAATAGTTTGCCTGCTTTCTGCTTCCGATTTATTTTTGATGCCAAGCCAATCGGAAAGTTTTGGTCTTTCCGCGCTCGAAGCAATGGCGTGTGAATTACCTGTTGTATCTTCGAGTGTCGGTGGTTTGCCTGAATTAGTTGTTCATGGTGAAACGGGATACATTGCAGAAATAGGGGACATCGAACGGATGGCGAAATATTCAATCGAATTGCTGACGAATGATTCGAGATATAAAATGTTTGCATTGAATGCGCGCTCGCGCGCCGTCGAAAAATTCAATAAGGAATTGATTGTGAATCAATATGAAGAGCATTATCAACAAGTATTGAATGCAAAATGA